A genomic segment from Thermostichus lividus PCC 6715 encodes:
- a CDS encoding transglutaminase domain-containing protein: MPDATDTLEVESTSPLIDSGWRTIRPLGAYQLQGLAWVDPQALWLRQLPRLPFCQATLGASFLALDRVRGFILLINAENDHSEILNPYTLEPFLDAAGLCLFQDSLWFCREETLYRCYLPDWQVEQVLRCSYPIYGVAVDEGGIYVACQKSGYIHCFEHTTGKEAFRLPAPGIGEENLALHGGDLWVSDRLEQSVYCLNRQTGDIKGVALTPFAQPTALTFDKAGQPWVAYGGDEPYLRDNPNNRDTPLEIAHRDICVIHPLVFSSGQHYTLSNGYLLEMAYLEEISPLDACQLDNLEWRIALPANSLRQKLLRVEPLGTPFRLETVADQQVAIFDFPELRPYEARFFGWRAWLEVRGIKYHLTPADIDESLPLPEGFAEQYLVDNDELAMDKPIVQEAARVAVGTETNILRKMLKIRNYVYDRLSYALRPKIETPDLVLERGVGSCGEYVGVLLALARLNGIACRTVGRYKCPPHPEQRGIPLEPTYNHVWLEFYVPGIGWLPMESNPDDVVERGPYPTRFFMGLPWYHVEASKGMRFETTNYRDRGVRLGDLALNHVRFTIHGELGAPSTPQRHSSEA, from the coding sequence ATGCCTGATGCTACGGATACCCTTGAGGTCGAGTCAACATCGCCCTTAATCGACAGTGGTTGGCGAACGATTCGCCCGTTGGGTGCCTACCAGCTTCAGGGGCTGGCATGGGTTGATCCCCAAGCGTTGTGGTTACGCCAACTTCCCCGCTTACCCTTTTGCCAAGCAACCTTGGGTGCCAGCTTCTTGGCATTGGATCGGGTGCGGGGATTTATTTTGCTCATCAACGCTGAAAATGACCACAGTGAGATTCTCAACCCCTATACCCTTGAGCCATTTTTAGATGCTGCGGGGTTATGCCTGTTCCAAGACTCGCTCTGGTTCTGTCGTGAAGAGACCCTTTACCGCTGCTATTTACCGGATTGGCAGGTGGAGCAGGTGCTGCGCTGTAGTTACCCGATTTACGGTGTTGCCGTGGATGAAGGGGGTATTTACGTTGCCTGCCAAAAGTCTGGCTACATCCATTGCTTTGAGCACACGACGGGTAAAGAGGCATTTCGCTTACCGGCTCCTGGAATTGGCGAAGAAAATTTGGCCTTGCACGGGGGCGATCTGTGGGTCAGCGATCGCCTCGAGCAGTCGGTGTATTGCCTGAATCGCCAAACCGGTGACATTAAAGGGGTCGCCCTGACTCCCTTTGCCCAGCCCACCGCCTTGACCTTTGATAAGGCGGGTCAGCCATGGGTGGCCTATGGGGGCGACGAACCCTATTTGCGCGATAACCCCAACAACCGTGATACCCCCCTTGAGATTGCCCACCGCGATATTTGTGTGATTCATCCCCTTGTTTTTAGCTCTGGGCAACACTACACCCTCTCCAATGGCTATCTACTAGAGATGGCTTATTTGGAAGAGATTTCTCCCCTAGATGCGTGCCAACTGGATAACTTGGAGTGGCGCATTGCCTTGCCTGCTAACTCTCTACGCCAAAAACTGTTGCGAGTAGAGCCACTGGGCACGCCATTTCGGCTAGAGACGGTCGCTGATCAGCAGGTCGCCATCTTTGATTTTCCGGAGTTACGTCCCTACGAAGCCCGCTTTTTTGGCTGGCGAGCATGGTTAGAAGTACGGGGGATCAAGTATCACCTCACCCCAGCGGATATTGATGAGTCTTTGCCGCTGCCAGAGGGGTTTGCCGAGCAATACCTTGTGGACAATGATGAGCTGGCAATGGATAAGCCCATTGTGCAGGAGGCGGCGCGAGTGGCGGTAGGGACTGAAACCAACATTCTGCGCAAGATGCTGAAAATTCGCAACTATGTTTACGATCGCCTCAGCTATGCCCTGCGCCCAAAAATTGAAACCCCAGATTTAGTGCTAGAGCGCGGAGTTGGCTCCTGTGGCGAATACGTAGGGGTGCTCTTGGCTCTGGCTCGCCTAAACGGCATTGCCTGCCGTACCGTAGGACGTTATAAGTGCCCGCCGCATCCCGAACAGCGCGGTATTCCCTTGGAACCTACCTACAACCATGTTTGGCTGGAGTTTTATGTCCCTGGAATCGGTTGGCTACCTATGGAGTCAAACCCTGATGATGTGGTGGAACGAGGCCCTTACCCTACCCGATTTTTTATGGGTCTGCCCTGGTACCACGTCGAAGCCAGTAAAGGGATGCGTTTTGAAACCACAAACTATCGCGATCGCGGTGTGCGTCTGGGCGACTTAGCCCTGAATCATGTTCGCTTTACCATTCATGGGGAGTTAGGGGCACCATCTACACCCCAAAGGCACAGCAGCGAGGCTTAG
- a CDS encoding GNAT family N-acetyltransferase yields the protein MDIDDIAPVFHLGEALFTSDLYPSLYRIWDEWEVIGFYNTDPEYCLVAEADTHVAGFVLGTIISKAPWVYGYINWLGVHPDYQRRGVADKLVDKLIERMIEEGARFMLVDTDPANTPAVKFFTRKGFGNPRRHVFFSLNLTKHEIYGRLIAYERDRSERLTYRRPRRR from the coding sequence ATGGATATTGACGACATTGCCCCTGTGTTTCATCTGGGTGAAGCCCTATTCACCAGTGATCTTTACCCCTCCCTGTACCGTATTTGGGATGAGTGGGAGGTGATTGGCTTTTACAATACGGACCCTGAATACTGCTTAGTGGCAGAAGCAGACACCCACGTTGCGGGATTTGTCCTAGGAACCATCATTAGTAAAGCGCCGTGGGTCTATGGGTATATCAACTGGCTAGGGGTACACCCTGACTACCAGCGGCGAGGGGTGGCCGATAAACTGGTGGATAAGCTCATTGAGCGGATGATTGAAGAGGGGGCACGGTTTATGCTGGTGGATACTGACCCGGCCAATACTCCAGCAGTTAAGTTTTTTACGCGCAAAGGGTTTGGCAATCCCCGTCGGCATGTCTTCTTTTCCCTGAATTTAACCAAGCATGAGATTTACGGTCGCTTGATTGCCTACGAGCGCGATCGCTCAGAGCGGCTCACCTATCGGCGGCCACGACGGCGTTGA
- the menA gene encoding 2-carboxy-1,4-naphthoquinone phytyltransferase, with amino-acid sequence MYSVAVMPIWLGSAIAWRQTGHLQLLPFGLFLSAAVLILVWLNLSNDVFDAETGIDRHKYHSVVNLTGKKEVIFGLSNLCLGLGLVAIMAISWWQQDATVFVMVLLCCALGYSYQGPPFRLGYLGLGEPICFVCFGPLAIAAAYYSQTQTWSSSILPVAVLNGLTTTLILFCSHFHQVADDIAAGKRSPVVRLGTARSAQFVYGGCIVFYAWLVASVVWLEVPWPTLLALSSLPWAIYLCQRLHHFHAVPEQIKESKFIAVQLHFWSSLLLGLGYVL; translated from the coding sequence ATGTATAGTGTGGCGGTGATGCCCATTTGGTTAGGCAGTGCCATTGCGTGGCGGCAAACGGGACACTTACAATTACTCCCCTTTGGCCTATTTTTGAGTGCCGCAGTTCTTATTCTTGTCTGGCTGAATCTCAGTAATGATGTGTTTGACGCTGAGACAGGAATTGACCGCCACAAGTACCACTCAGTGGTCAATTTAACGGGTAAAAAGGAGGTCATTTTTGGCTTGAGCAACCTCTGCCTCGGGCTAGGGCTAGTGGCGATTATGGCGATTAGCTGGTGGCAACAGGATGCAACGGTATTCGTCATGGTTCTGCTATGCTGCGCTTTGGGCTACAGCTATCAAGGGCCACCCTTTCGCTTAGGATACCTTGGCCTTGGTGAACCGATTTGTTTTGTGTGCTTTGGTCCGCTGGCGATCGCCGCAGCCTACTATAGCCAGACCCAAACATGGTCCAGCAGCATTCTGCCGGTAGCCGTGTTGAATGGCTTGACAACAACCCTCATCCTGTTTTGCTCTCACTTCCACCAAGTGGCCGATGATATTGCCGCAGGGAAGCGATCGCCCGTGGTACGGCTGGGAACGGCTCGCAGTGCTCAGTTCGTCTATGGAGGCTGCATTGTCTTCTATGCTTGGTTGGTAGCGAGTGTCGTGTGGCTGGAGGTGCCATGGCCAACCCTTCTTGCCCTTAGCTCCCTGCCGTGGGCGATTTATTTATGCCAGCGGTTACACCACTTTCACGCTGTACCAGAGCAGATCAAAGAGTCGAAATTTATTGCTGTACAACTTCATTTTTGGAGTAGTTTACTGTTGGGGTTGGGCTACGTGTTGTAA
- a CDS encoding HAD family hydrolase translates to MRIHDVLLSSPRALIFDMDGVICHTMPYHMKAWEVYVERTPELRGHVDLGQLRQMGGKRNAELLPELLGRSPSTEEVQRWGAGKEAVFRELLAPHLQLLPGLLSFLNAAKARGYRLGVGTSACAANVELVLSCEGVGAFFDTVVMEQDVRRGKPDPECYLLVAQRLGVPPQQCVVFEDAVSGVMAAVRAGMTCWGVLTTEAESALRQAGAEVCIQDFTEAALEELLNSAPTPAIAHTVQPR, encoded by the coding sequence ATGCGCATTCATGATGTCTTGTTGTCGAGTCCCCGTGCCCTCATTTTTGACATGGACGGGGTGATTTGTCACACCATGCCTTACCACATGAAGGCATGGGAGGTTTATGTGGAACGTACCCCAGAACTGCGGGGGCACGTTGATTTAGGACAATTGCGCCAGATGGGAGGAAAGCGCAATGCCGAACTATTGCCGGAACTCCTGGGGCGATCCCCGAGTACCGAGGAAGTACAGCGCTGGGGCGCGGGAAAGGAAGCGGTGTTTCGGGAGCTGCTGGCGCCGCATCTGCAGTTGTTGCCTGGCTTGCTCTCCTTTCTCAACGCAGCTAAGGCTCGGGGCTACCGCTTGGGGGTGGGCACCTCCGCCTGTGCAGCCAATGTGGAATTGGTGCTCTCGTGCGAGGGGGTCGGGGCGTTTTTCGACACGGTGGTGATGGAGCAGGATGTGCGGCGGGGCAAACCGGATCCGGAATGCTATCTGTTAGTAGCACAACGGTTGGGGGTGCCACCGCAGCAGTGTGTGGTGTTTGAGGATGCGGTCTCGGGAGTGATGGCGGCTGTACGGGCAGGGATGACCTGTTGGGGCGTGCTCACCACCGAAGCGGAATCGGCGCTACGGCAGGCGGGTGCCGAGGTCTGTATTCAGGATTTTACAGAGGCAGCCTTGGAGGAGCTGCTTAACAGCGCGCCAACCCCTGCGATCGCGCACACTGTTCAACCGCGGTAG
- a CDS encoding DUF5340 domain-containing protein, whose product MTRFPFTRSTVPVPSHIHYESLLQILEQASLTSLPPSSPAYQQLHAAVIHLRKALRLQKQFEEEWQLTGGTVDYQWSVNRHLPKDYNT is encoded by the coding sequence GTGACTCGTTTTCCCTTCACTCGTTCCACAGTGCCAGTGCCCTCCCATATTCACTATGAATCGCTGCTGCAGATTTTAGAGCAGGCTTCACTCACATCGCTCCCTCCCTCATCCCCTGCCTACCAGCAACTACATGCAGCCGTAATTCATTTGCGCAAAGCGCTGCGCCTGCAAAAACAGTTTGAAGAGGAGTGGCAACTGACCGGCGGCACCGTAGATTATCAATGGTCTGTGAACCGCCATCTCCCTAAGGATTACAACACGTAG